One genomic window of Sodaliphilus pleomorphus includes the following:
- a CDS encoding SusC/RagA family TonB-linked outer membrane protein has protein sequence MKHFRNALIVVTLALVSLSAWAQDIIVNGTVKDGTGEPLIGVSIVQKGTTNGTTTDLDGHFTLKVAQGSQLKISYIGYATMEVNAAPDLQITMKENAKELNEVVVTGYTVQRKADLTGSIAVVNTKDLKTTSDPDPMRALQGKVPGMTVTGDGSPIGTGTVRIRGIGSFNSSQDPLFIIDGVPTNMSLNSLNMNDIESMQVLKDAASASIYGSRASNGVIIITTKKGKKGDKVAVDFSMNLTTQFYTSQSKMKLCNTSDYLTAMAQAALNDGLDPVAYASNYGVNLNSSSGVPITAYNPLTGEMINYTASGKYNGYINAKETMPFSDTDWVDAISHTGFSQNYDLSLSHATDKHSAMFSVGYKDVSGILKYTSFKNIAARLNTTWNLGKMVDVGENLTVTNSSQVDCAPMENALKMPPIVPVYEKDGKTFAGPVGSMSDRENPAREQYDNRDNHLDYWRIFGNAYVELKPVKGLTLKSNFGIDFKTSFINALTHTYQSDVVRNNIAKTTLSNNNETNWVWSNTATYQFNLPGDHRFNLLLGSELSKQSDIDFSAYSEGYALESVEYMWPNAATGTMSNSGAKFGYRLASFFGKIDYNWANILLASFTLRDDGSSRFGRNHRWGTFPAASLGFRFSQLLHYNWLNDAKLRLSWGQTGNQAIDNNAQFGLYVVDYGLDRVTSTAYDLTLQGKGTFPSGFRAIQLANPNLKWEAATQYNIGLDFMTMGNTLYGSIDAYIKNVKDMLINPAYLGATGEGGNQWQNGPSLRNQGMEFAIGYRKALDCGLQLDINGNLSFFRNRVTYLPSTTTGAYAHTSTQDLVQSRKPYGSIVGYVVDGLFQTQEEADASGQPNARMGGLKYKDLTQDGKINSDDQTWIFNPVPSFSYGLNIGLAYKNFDLNMFWQGVAGQDVYNNQKFQTDFWAITDPGSNKGSRLLGAWNTNNTSSSIPRLSTMNRADEGRASSYFVENGSYIKLRSLQIGYRLPEAVLAKLHMSNVRFYISGQNLLTIKSNSLTCSDPENPNWNYPLSSSATFGLQIGF, from the coding sequence ATGAAACATTTCAGAAATGCATTAATTGTCGTGACGTTAGCTTTGGTCAGCCTGTCGGCCTGGGCACAAGACATCATCGTCAACGGCACTGTTAAAGATGGCACCGGGGAGCCTCTTATAGGAGTCTCCATCGTCCAAAAGGGAACGACCAACGGTACTACAACCGACCTTGACGGACACTTTACCTTGAAGGTTGCACAAGGCTCACAGCTCAAGATTTCCTATATAGGATATGCGACCATGGAAGTAAATGCCGCCCCCGACCTACAAATCACAATGAAGGAGAATGCCAAAGAACTCAACGAAGTAGTTGTGACAGGTTACACCGTGCAACGCAAAGCCGACCTTACCGGGTCGATAGCCGTTGTCAACACCAAAGACCTCAAGACAACCTCCGATCCCGATCCCATGCGCGCATTGCAGGGAAAGGTACCTGGCATGACGGTTACAGGCGATGGTTCGCCAATAGGGACAGGCACCGTGCGCATACGCGGCATTGGGTCGTTCAACTCTTCTCAAGACCCTTTGTTTATTATCGACGGTGTGCCTACCAACATGTCGCTGAACTCGCTCAACATGAATGACATTGAAAGTATGCAAGTGCTCAAGGACGCAGCCTCGGCCAGCATCTATGGCTCACGAGCATCTAATGGCGTGATCATCATCACCACCAAAAAGGGCAAAAAAGGCGACAAAGTGGCGGTTGATTTCTCTATGAACCTTACAACGCAGTTCTACACCAGCCAGTCGAAGATGAAATTGTGCAATACAAGCGACTACCTTACAGCAATGGCACAGGCTGCGCTGAACGACGGTCTCGACCCCGTGGCCTATGCAAGCAACTACGGCGTGAACTTGAACAGTAGCAGTGGTGTACCCATCACTGCCTACAACCCGTTGACAGGAGAAATGATAAATTACACAGCTTCAGGCAAATACAACGGTTATATCAATGCAAAAGAAACCATGCCATTCTCCGACACCGATTGGGTAGACGCCATATCACACACTGGCTTCTCTCAAAACTACGACTTGTCGCTCTCACATGCCACCGACAAGCACAGTGCCATGTTCTCGGTGGGATACAAGGATGTGAGCGGTATCCTGAAATACACCAGCTTCAAGAATATCGCTGCACGACTCAACACAACTTGGAACCTGGGTAAAATGGTTGACGTGGGCGAAAACCTCACGGTTACCAATTCATCTCAAGTGGACTGTGCTCCCATGGAAAACGCACTGAAGATGCCCCCCATAGTTCCTGTTTACGAAAAAGACGGAAAAACATTTGCAGGTCCAGTTGGTTCAATGTCGGACCGCGAGAACCCTGCTCGCGAGCAATATGACAATCGCGACAATCATCTGGATTATTGGCGCATATTTGGCAACGCCTATGTGGAACTCAAACCCGTCAAGGGACTGACCCTGAAGTCAAATTTCGGTATTGATTTCAAGACCTCCTTTATCAATGCACTCACCCACACCTATCAATCAGACGTGGTGCGCAACAACATTGCAAAAACAACCCTCTCCAACAATAACGAGACCAACTGGGTGTGGTCAAACACCGCAACCTACCAGTTCAATCTGCCAGGTGACCACCGCTTCAACTTGTTGCTGGGTAGTGAACTCTCAAAGCAGAGCGATATTGATTTTTCGGCCTATTCCGAAGGCTATGCACTGGAAAGCGTTGAATACATGTGGCCAAACGCTGCTACGGGCACAATGAGCAACAGTGGTGCAAAGTTTGGTTATCGGCTGGCATCGTTTTTCGGCAAGATCGACTACAACTGGGCCAACATCCTGCTTGCCTCGTTCACATTGCGCGACGATGGCTCGTCTCGATTTGGCAGAAACCATCGCTGGGGTACCTTCCCGGCAGCATCATTAGGTTTCCGTTTCTCGCAGTTGTTGCACTACAACTGGCTCAACGATGCCAAGCTGAGACTGTCGTGGGGTCAAACGGGTAACCAAGCCATCGACAACAACGCTCAATTTGGTCTCTATGTGGTCGACTATGGCCTCGACCGTGTCACCTCTACAGCCTATGACTTGACGTTGCAAGGCAAGGGTACATTCCCCTCGGGCTTCCGCGCCATCCAGCTTGCCAACCCCAACCTGAAATGGGAGGCTGCTACACAATACAACATCGGTCTTGACTTCATGACAATGGGCAATACGCTCTATGGCTCAATCGATGCCTACATCAAAAATGTGAAAGACATGCTCATCAACCCAGCCTATCTGGGAGCAACAGGCGAGGGTGGAAACCAGTGGCAAAACGGCCCCTCGCTGCGCAACCAGGGTATGGAATTTGCCATAGGCTATCGCAAGGCTTTAGACTGCGGGCTGCAACTCGACATCAATGGCAATCTCAGTTTCTTCCGCAACCGTGTGACCTATCTGCCCTCGACTACCACTGGCGCCTATGCCCACACTTCTACTCAAGACCTGGTCCAAAGCCGCAAGCCCTATGGCTCGATCGTGGGGTATGTAGTCGACGGTCTTTTCCAAACCCAAGAGGAGGCAGATGCCTCTGGGCAGCCTAATGCAAGAATGGGTGGCTTGAAATACAAAGACCTTACCCAAGACGGCAAGATCAACAGCGACGACCAAACTTGGATATTCAACCCGGTACCGTCATTCTCCTATGGCCTCAATATCGGACTTGCTTACAAAAATTTTGACTTGAATATGTTTTGGCAAGGCGTAGCCGGTCAAGATGTATATAACAACCAAAAATTCCAAACCGACTTCTGGGCTATAACCGACCCTGGCTCGAACAAGGGAAGCCGGCTGCTCGGAGCCTGGAATACCAACAATACCAGTTCCTCGATACCTCGCTTGAGCACGATGAACCGTGCCGACGAAGGAAGGGCCTCATCCTACTTTGTCGAAAATGGTTCCTACATTAAGTTACGCTCTCTGCAGATAGGTTATCGCCTGCCCGAAGCTGTGCTTGCCAAACTGCACATGTCAAATGTAAGGTTCTACATATCTGGGCAGAATCTATTGACAATCAAGAGCAATTCACTCACATGCTCTGATCCAGAAAACCCAAATTGGAATTATCCACTTTCGTCTTCGGCAACGTTTGGACTTCAAATTGGATTCTGA
- a CDS encoding RagB/SusD family nutrient uptake outer membrane protein, with amino-acid sequence MRKIYAISVAIMLSMSFTGCNDFLDYTPTGVVPEDKAFSYPEEMVNSAYSMLGDCWYSYPFNLWPYGDLASDDCLKGGGGTGDTGYHDIEVWSSLTSSRGELDELWYRLYCAVSRCNRALVSLQEYGENALGKSTTTQREAEVRFLRAHFYFKLISVFRQVPWIDEQVYKDKATEKTSNTQYTYQQLCEKVIADFQFAYDNLPEKQVDGGRPNKIAAAAYLAKCYLSLAWGDGYESADGVSHINKDYMQKVVDYSDVVKNSNYDYLEDYGDIFLPEYKNSKESIFAVQTSDYSADHTRYGRANWSNTLNGCWGIWSCGWDFHKPSQNLVNAFKTRNGLPEFKDYNDSDEYPINGKPTEQKWDPRLFHTVGMPTFPYKYESQYTLTKANSRTPNTYGYYTSLKEVPQRSKGETYNRPWQAFDMNDYVLRYTDVMLMRAEALIELDRLDEARQIINDIRQRAKNSITKHISYAADQCEIALYPASYFQDKETARTCLRWERRLEMGMEGSRFFDLRRWGIASETLNNYFKTEQNDVYDGQKYAEYYKDAHFTPDKNEFWPIPYNQLYYIPGLYEQNKGYDK; translated from the coding sequence ATGAGAAAAATATATGCAATTTCAGTAGCTATCATGCTCAGCATGAGCTTTACCGGATGTAATGATTTCTTAGACTACACCCCTACTGGTGTAGTACCTGAGGACAAAGCCTTCTCCTATCCCGAAGAAATGGTGAACAGCGCCTATAGCATGCTTGGCGACTGCTGGTATTCTTATCCGTTCAACTTGTGGCCTTACGGAGACTTGGCATCTGACGACTGCCTGAAAGGCGGTGGCGGTACAGGCGACACTGGCTATCATGATATTGAGGTGTGGTCGTCGCTCACTTCCTCTCGCGGCGAGCTTGATGAACTATGGTACCGCCTCTACTGTGCAGTATCACGCTGCAACCGCGCCCTGGTGTCACTTCAAGAATATGGTGAGAATGCACTGGGAAAATCTACTACCACACAGCGAGAAGCCGAAGTTAGATTCTTGCGTGCTCACTTCTATTTCAAGCTCATATCGGTGTTTAGACAGGTGCCTTGGATCGACGAGCAAGTGTACAAAGACAAGGCAACCGAAAAAACCAGCAACACGCAATACACCTATCAGCAACTGTGCGAGAAAGTCATAGCCGACTTCCAGTTTGCCTATGATAACTTGCCCGAAAAGCAAGTCGACGGCGGACGACCCAACAAGATTGCGGCAGCAGCCTATCTTGCCAAGTGCTATCTCTCGCTGGCATGGGGCGACGGCTATGAGTCGGCCGACGGTGTGAGCCACATCAACAAGGACTACATGCAGAAGGTGGTGGACTATAGCGACGTGGTTAAAAATTCCAACTACGACTATCTTGAAGACTATGGCGACATCTTCCTGCCCGAGTACAAAAACAGCAAGGAAAGCATCTTTGCCGTGCAAACGAGTGATTACTCGGCCGACCACACTCGTTATGGCCGCGCCAACTGGTCGAACACATTAAATGGCTGCTGGGGCATATGGTCGTGTGGCTGGGACTTCCACAAGCCTTCTCAAAATCTTGTCAACGCCTTCAAGACTCGTAATGGGTTGCCCGAATTCAAGGACTACAACGACAGTGACGAGTATCCCATCAATGGCAAGCCCACAGAGCAGAAGTGGGATCCGAGACTTTTCCACACAGTTGGGATGCCCACATTCCCTTACAAATACGAGTCGCAATACACACTGACTAAAGCCAACTCACGCACCCCCAACACCTACGGGTACTACACCTCGCTCAAGGAGGTGCCCCAACGATCAAAGGGAGAGACCTACAATCGTCCGTGGCAGGCTTTTGACATGAACGACTACGTGTTGCGCTACACCGATGTGATGCTCATGCGGGCCGAAGCTTTGATTGAACTCGACCGTCTCGACGAGGCCCGTCAGATCATAAACGATATACGCCAACGTGCCAAAAACTCAATAACCAAGCACATTAGTTATGCTGCCGATCAGTGTGAAATTGCCTTGTATCCTGCATCATATTTCCAGGACAAGGAGACAGCTCGCACCTGCTTGCGCTGGGAGCGCCGGCTTGAGATGGGCATGGAAGGCAGCCGATTCTTCGACTTGCGCCGTTGGGGAATTGCGTCGGAAACTCTCAACAACTATTTCAAAACCGAGCAGAATGACGTGTATGACGGCCAGAAATATGCCGAATATTATAAAGACGCTCACTTTACGCCCGACAAAAACGAGTTTTGGCCCATTCCCTACAACCAGCTGTACTATATCCCAGGCCTGTATGAGCAAAACAAGGGATATGATAAATAA
- a CDS encoding IS1380 family transposase: MAKIQIKSEKLTPFGGIFSIMEKFDSMLSPVIDSTLGQRCSSIFGYQFSEIVRSLMSVYFCGGSCVEDVTSQLMRHLSYHPTLRTCSSDTILRAIKELTQENISYTSDQGKTYDFNTADKLNTLLINALVSTGELKEIEEYDVDFDHQFLETEKYDAKPTYKKFLGYRPGVYVIGDKIVYIENSDGNTNVRFHQADTHKRFFALLESQNIRVNRFRADCGSCSKEIVSEIEKHCKHFYIRANRCSSLYNDIFALRGWKTEEINGIQFELNSILVEKWEGKCYRLVIQRQRRNSGDLDLWEGEYTYRCILTNDYDSSTRDIVEFYNKRGGKERIFDDMNNGFGWSRLPKSFMAENTVFLLLTALIHNFYKTIMSRLDTKAFGLKETSRIKAFVFSFISVPAKWIMTARQYVLNIYTENRAYVRPFKTGFG, from the coding sequence ATGGCAAAAATACAAATTAAATCTGAGAAACTCACACCTTTTGGAGGAATTTTTTCAATCATGGAGAAATTTGACTCCATGCTTTCACCCGTTATCGACTCAACACTGGGTCAGAGATGCAGCAGTATCTTCGGATATCAGTTCAGCGAGATAGTCCGTTCGCTGATGAGCGTTTATTTCTGTGGCGGCTCATGCGTGGAAGATGTAACGTCACAACTGATGCGCCATCTCTCGTATCATCCTACCCTTCGTACATGCAGCTCTGATACCATCCTCAGAGCCATCAAGGAACTGACACAGGAAAACATCTCCTATACTTCCGACCAAGGCAAGACCTATGATTTCAATACTGCAGACAAACTCAACACATTGCTTATAAACGCTTTGGTTTCTACAGGCGAGTTGAAGGAAATTGAGGAATACGATGTTGACTTTGACCATCAGTTCCTTGAAACGGAGAAGTATGATGCAAAACCGACCTACAAAAAGTTCCTCGGCTACAGGCCTGGCGTATATGTTATCGGTGACAAGATAGTCTATATCGAGAACAGCGATGGTAACACGAATGTGCGTTTTCATCAGGCAGACACCCATAAGAGATTCTTCGCTCTTCTGGAATCCCAGAACATCCGTGTAAATCGCTTCAGGGCAGACTGCGGTTCCTGCTCGAAGGAAATCGTCAGTGAGATAGAGAAGCATTGCAAACATTTCTACATCCGTGCCAACCGATGCAGTTCGCTCTACAATGACATCTTTGCTCTGAGAGGATGGAAGACGGAGGAGATTAACGGCATCCAGTTCGAACTCAATTCCATTCTCGTTGAGAAATGGGAAGGCAAGTGCTATCGTCTTGTCATCCAGAGACAAAGACGCAACAGTGGCGACCTTGACCTGTGGGAAGGCGAATACACTTACCGTTGTATTCTTACCAACGATTACGACTCATCAACAAGAGACATCGTCGAATTTTACAACAAGCGTGGGGGCAAAGAGCGTATATTCGATGATATGAACAACGGATTCGGTTGGAGCAGGCTCCCCAAGTCATTCATGGCGGAGAATACTGTCTTTCTTCTGCTTACTGCATTGATACACAATTTCTATAAGACCATCATGAGCAGGCTTGACACCAAGGCTTTTGGGCTCAAGGAAACGAGTCGCATAAAGGCTTTTGTCTTCAGCTTCATCTCCGTACCTGCCAAGTGGATCATGACAGCAAGGCAATACGTGCTGAATATCTATACTGAAAATCGGGCTTATGTAAGACCTTTCAAAACTGGATTCGGATAA